One stretch of Nitratiruptor tergarcus DSM 16512 DNA includes these proteins:
- a CDS encoding CinA family protein: MKNIILYVGKEFLINTELVSYIKREALKKIECINAELYLAEKDKNLFLKISKALEEYDKTLIVTTPQSYATTSKIIATIFEDNLIANEEMLVPSKAKIVEKNSFLLTFADKSLNLIKAESCSKLPKILLESQKETALFYIFDMPKEEIVEKLLPLAKSYDIDFILSQESINLYKLFAYNKRFGDIAMFVQNAKLLIPQNLVVTTNIFEYLIERLSALHKTITFAESCTGGLLASLLTKVPGSSNIFNGSLVTYANEIKNAWLGVKQETLQAFGAVSEETVEEMLKGAMRVAQADFAIAISGIAGPGGATETKPVGTVVVGCKSASHEIIRTLYFKGDRNYIQYQAAMYGIKLLFEIAKDELF, encoded by the coding sequence ATGAAAAATATCATCCTCTACGTTGGCAAAGAGTTCCTCATAAACACAGAGCTCGTATCATATATAAAACGTGAAGCTCTCAAAAAGATAGAGTGTATAAATGCAGAGCTCTATCTCGCTGAAAAAGATAAAAATCTCTTTTTAAAAATATCTAAAGCCTTGGAAGAGTATGACAAAACGCTCATCGTTACAACTCCACAAAGCTATGCTACTACAAGCAAGATTATTGCAACTATTTTTGAAGACAATCTCATAGCAAATGAAGAGATGCTAGTTCCTTCAAAAGCAAAAATTGTTGAAAAAAATAGCTTTTTACTTACTTTTGCAGATAAATCGCTCAATCTCATTAAAGCAGAATCTTGCTCAAAGCTTCCAAAAATTCTTCTTGAATCACAAAAAGAGACAGCACTCTTTTATATTTTTGATATGCCAAAGGAAGAAATAGTAGAAAAGCTCCTTCCTCTTGCTAAAAGTTATGATATAGATTTTATTCTCTCCCAAGAGAGTATTAATCTCTATAAACTCTTCGCATATAATAAGCGCTTTGGCGATATTGCAATGTTCGTGCAAAATGCAAAACTCTTGATACCACAAAATCTCGTAGTTACGACGAATATATTTGAATACCTTATAGAAAGATTGTCTGCACTGCACAAAACAATTACCTTTGCTGAAAGCTGTACAGGAGGACTTCTTGCCTCACTTCTTACAAAAGTTCCAGGTTCATCAAATATTTTTAATGGCTCTTTAGTTACTTATGCAAACGAAATAAAAAATGCATGGCTTGGAGTCAAGCAAGAAACACTCCAAGCCTTTGGTGCAGTGAGTGAAGAGACAGTAGAAGAGATGCTTAAAGGTGCTATGAGAGTTGCACAAGCAGACTTTGCTATAGCTATAAGCGGGATTGCAGGTCCTGGAGGTGCTACAGAAACTAAACCAGTTGGTACTGTAGTAGTTGGCTGTAAAAGCGCATCTCATGAAATCATTCGCACGCTCTATTTCAAAGGAGATCGTAACTACATTCAATACCAAGCAGCAATGTATGGCATAAAGTTGCTCTTTGAAATTGCAAAAGATGAGCTTTTCTAA
- a CDS encoding integrase core domain-containing protein yields the protein MQIKYTLPGLKGYKRLERIYYNSLMISEEAKRRKKILEFWEKYGLAATTEAFGVSRRTLFRWKKSLNDANGDIKALNPKSRRPKRVRESKVPREVINEIKRLRKEYPNIGKAKLYHLLKPFCEEKELKTPSESTIGRIIAKAPDTMRLFPYRIDTKGKVKPKKKTQKNRKPKNLKSKPFELWAVDTIQIVSNGIKRYILTMIDPLTRIAFAVAIPSKRAKHTAYALEALIDGITSIKQKRKLAILSDNGSEFKKEFDALLEQKGFTHYWTYPRSPKMNAHNERFNRTIQEQFIQYYEDLLFTDLDEFNKKLAKWLIDYNTKIPHSSLNFKSPVQYLLENHYECHMYWTYTNS from the coding sequence GTGCAAATCAAATACACGTTGCCAGGGCTCAAAGGATATAAAAGATTAGAGAGGATATACTACAATTCGCTTATGATAAGCGAAGAGGCAAAAAGAAGAAAAAAGATATTGGAGTTTTGGGAAAAATATGGACTAGCAGCAACAACTGAAGCTTTTGGAGTAAGCAGAAGAACACTCTTTCGATGGAAAAAGAGTTTAAATGATGCAAATGGCGATATCAAAGCCTTAAATCCAAAATCACGAAGACCAAAAAGAGTAAGAGAGTCAAAAGTACCAAGAGAAGTTATTAATGAGATAAAAAGATTAAGAAAAGAGTATCCCAACATCGGCAAAGCAAAACTCTACCACCTGCTTAAACCTTTTTGTGAAGAAAAAGAACTTAAAACTCCCTCGGAATCCACAATAGGAAGAATAATCGCAAAAGCACCAGATACAATGAGACTTTTTCCCTACCGCATCGATACAAAAGGAAAAGTGAAACCAAAAAAGAAGACACAAAAAAACAGAAAACCAAAAAACCTCAAATCTAAACCATTTGAACTCTGGGCAGTCGATACCATCCAAATAGTATCAAACGGTATAAAACGATATATCCTTACTATGATTGACCCACTCACACGTATTGCATTCGCAGTAGCAATTCCATCTAAAAGAGCAAAACATACTGCATATGCTCTTGAAGCTTTAATTGATGGAATAACCTCCATCAAACAAAAACGTAAACTTGCAATTCTTTCAGATAATGGCAGTGAATTTAAAAAAGAGTTTGATGCTCTGCTTGAACAAAAAGGCTTTACACACTACTGGACATATCCAAGGAGCCCTAAAATGAATGCACACAATGAAAGATTCAATAGAACAATTCAAGAACAATTTATTCAATACTATGAAGATTTACTCTTTACAGATTTGGATGAATTCAATAAAAAATTAGCAAAATGGCTCATCGATTACAATACCAAAATACCACACTCTTCTCTTAATTTTAAATCTCCGGTACAATACCTTCTTGAAAATCATTATGAGTGCCATATGTATTGGACTTATACAAACTCTTGA